The Rhodocytophaga rosea genome has a segment encoding these proteins:
- a CDS encoding IS630 family transposase: MLTFLLQRYYAPLAAKGVVSHWKVYYQDESRFGLMTVLRRAITLAGIKPVGAYQHRFIYRYCYGLVEPLTGDHFFITAPQVNTLYFEYMLEEFSRHQPQVFKFIFVDKAGYHRAKALQVPQNIRLVYLPSSNPELNPVERLWGDMKNKVAFHNFSHEQELEAWITNTAKSYGQRQIASLTGYPYILEAISKITTSME; encoded by the coding sequence GTGCTCACTTTCCTCTTACAGCGCTACTATGCTCCTTTGGCTGCCAAAGGGGTAGTCAGCCATTGGAAGGTGTACTATCAGGATGAGAGCCGCTTTGGTTTGATGACTGTTTTGAGAAGAGCCATCACCCTTGCCGGCATAAAACCGGTAGGAGCCTATCAGCACCGCTTCATCTACCGCTACTGCTATGGATTGGTAGAACCGCTGACAGGAGATCACTTCTTTATTACTGCCCCACAGGTTAACACGCTTTACTTTGAGTATATGCTTGAGGAGTTTAGCCGCCATCAACCGCAAGTGTTCAAGTTTATCTTTGTAGACAAAGCAGGCTATCACCGGGCAAAAGCCTTGCAAGTGCCCCAAAATATCCGCCTGGTGTATTTACCTTCTTCCAACCCTGAACTCAATCCGGTCGAAAGGCTGTGGGGGGATATGAAAAACAAAGTAGCTTTTCACAACTTCAGCCATGAACAAGAACTGGAAGCCTGGATCACTAATACGGCTAAAAGTTATGGGCAAAGACAGATCGCCTCTCTAACCGGATACCCTTACATTTTAGAAGCCATCAGCAAGATTACAACCTCTATGGAATAG
- a CDS encoding MBL fold metallo-hydrolase: MLQSKELTKYVYQDYHVAPGVTGLKIVFVNVYLASEPGSNSWVLIDAGLKGSAGRIKKAAEAQFGAGSRPEAILLTHGHFDHVGALIELAEEWDVPVYAHPLEMPYLTGLSSYPPPDPTVGGGAMAFLSWMYPKGPIDISSRIHPYPEDGSVPGLPGWRLIHTPGHTAGHVSFFRESDRMLIAGDAFVTRKSESALALITDKQEVHGPPAYFTSDWRAAQWTVEKLASLQPAVAATGHGVPMQGRLLQLELETLARNFGRLAVPSQGRYVPVPAETDENGIVSLPAPVVGRLPKMLLGVGLAALAGAALITYLQLQHQSFNKQAYR; the protein is encoded by the coding sequence ATGTTACAATCAAAAGAACTAACTAAATATGTATACCAAGATTATCATGTAGCTCCGGGAGTCACAGGTTTGAAAATCGTATTTGTAAATGTATATCTGGCAAGTGAACCAGGCAGTAACTCATGGGTACTGATAGACGCCGGACTCAAAGGGTCGGCAGGTAGAATTAAAAAGGCAGCAGAAGCCCAGTTTGGTGCAGGTAGCCGCCCTGAAGCTATTCTGTTAACCCATGGACATTTCGACCATGTAGGCGCTTTGATCGAACTCGCCGAAGAATGGGATGTTCCGGTATATGCACATCCACTCGAAATGCCTTATCTTACCGGGCTGTCATCCTATCCGCCACCAGATCCAACAGTAGGAGGCGGTGCTATGGCTTTTTTATCATGGATGTATCCCAAAGGCCCGATTGATATCAGTAGCAGAATCCATCCCTATCCGGAAGATGGCTCTGTACCTGGCTTGCCTGGCTGGCGGTTAATCCATACACCCGGACATACAGCAGGACATGTTTCTTTTTTCCGTGAAAGCGATAGGATGCTTATTGCCGGAGATGCTTTCGTTACCAGAAAATCTGAATCTGCACTGGCACTCATTACAGACAAGCAAGAAGTGCATGGACCACCAGCCTATTTTACTAGCGACTGGCGTGCTGCCCAATGGACTGTTGAAAAGTTAGCAAGTCTGCAACCAGCAGTTGCAGCTACTGGGCATGGAGTACCCATGCAAGGCAGGTTGTTGCAACTGGAACTGGAAACTCTGGCAAGAAATTTTGGCCGGCTGGCTGTACCTTCTCAAGGAAGATATGTTCCGGTTCCGGCAGAAACAGACGAAAATGGTATTGTATCTTTGCCTGCTCCGGTAGTAGGCAGGTTGCCAAAAATGTTATTGGGCGTGGGTCTGGCTGCTTTGGCAGGTGCAGCTTTAATTACTTATTTACAGTTGCAGCATCAATCTTTTAATAAACAGGCATACAGATGA
- a CDS encoding porin family protein, with amino-acid sequence MKKIALLALFCGLSFAGFSQVKLGLRLAPNISFNGVNSEGSYNNVTNEGSGLRFSAGPIADFYFADNYAFSTGLWYTVKRVGLSGFAFTGEPSNSLYNIQYLQVPVSLKLYTNEVAVDTRVYFQLGGTLDFKIAEKYKEENDNFLYKYSVISDKKVFKPIDAGILLGAGVELIMGENTTVFGGLNYNRGLVNSIGGVEYNGSKVNNDLSVRNSYVSIEIGLKF; translated from the coding sequence ATGAAAAAAATCGCATTACTTGCTTTATTCTGCGGCCTGTCATTCGCAGGCTTTTCTCAGGTAAAATTGGGCTTACGCCTTGCCCCTAATATCTCCTTTAATGGTGTAAATAGCGAAGGCAGTTATAACAATGTTACCAATGAAGGTTCTGGTTTACGATTTAGTGCCGGCCCGATTGCTGATTTTTATTTTGCTGATAATTATGCTTTTAGTACCGGTTTGTGGTATACGGTGAAAAGGGTAGGATTGAGTGGTTTTGCTTTTACTGGCGAACCTTCTAATAGTTTATATAATATACAATATTTACAAGTGCCTGTGAGCCTTAAGCTATATACCAATGAAGTGGCGGTGGATACACGGGTGTATTTTCAACTGGGCGGTACACTGGATTTTAAAATCGCAGAAAAATATAAGGAAGAGAATGATAATTTTTTGTATAAATATTCAGTAATCAGCGACAAAAAAGTGTTTAAACCAATAGATGCAGGCATTTTATTAGGCGCAGGAGTAGAACTGATTATGGGCGAAAATACCACTGTTTTTGGAGGTCTTAATTACAACCGGGGACTTGTTAATTCTATTGGTGGGGTGGAATACAATGGGAGTAAAGTTAATAATGACTTGTCGGTAAGAAATAGCTATGTATCCATAGAAATTGGATTGAAATTTTAA
- the arsN2 gene encoding arsenic resistance N-acetyltransferase ArsN2, which produces MTDLSEIISASNTDMDVIRKLLQDNGLPVSDVNLENTYFFAAYLNGRIIGSIGLQVMGSVALLRSMVVEDRYRNLQVGKQLYEKVMELAVEKQIQEVFLITTTAQAYFGEKGFEVIAREQVPELIQQTTQFSKTCPGSGIVMHKLISKHAFVVKK; this is translated from the coding sequence ATGACGGACCTGAGCGAAATAATTTCTGCCAGTAATACTGATATGGACGTTATCCGGAAACTGCTGCAGGATAATGGCTTACCTGTAAGCGATGTAAATCTGGAGAATACTTATTTTTTTGCGGCCTATCTTAATGGGCGAATTATTGGAAGTATTGGTCTGCAAGTGATGGGCTCTGTTGCTTTACTTCGTTCTATGGTGGTAGAAGACAGATACCGAAATCTGCAAGTAGGCAAACAATTATATGAGAAAGTGATGGAGTTAGCTGTAGAAAAACAAATACAGGAGGTTTTTTTGATTACTACTACAGCTCAAGCCTATTTTGGTGAAAAAGGGTTTGAAGTAATAGCCAGAGAGCAGGTTCCTGAACTTATTCAGCAAACCACACAATTCAGTAAAACCTGCCCGGGTTCCGGAATTGTCATGCATAAACTTATTTCCAAACATGCATTTGTGGTAAAAAAATAA
- a CDS encoding AIR synthase related protein: MQDRYMKRGVSASKEDVHQAIRTLDKGLFPKAFCKIVPDLLGGDPEYCNIMHADGAGTKSSLAYMYWKETGDVSVWKGIAQDAIIMNVDDLLCVGAIDNILLSSTIGRNKNLIPGDVIAAIINGTEEVLQLLREHGIGIYSTGGETADVGDLVRTIIVDSTVTARMKRTDVISNDRIQPGDVIVGFASSGQATYENEYNGGMGSNGLTSARHDVFRKILAQKYPESYDPMVPEHLVYAGTRNLTEPVHGVALDAGKLVLSPTRTYAPIVKEILQLYRQPIHGMVHCSGGAQTKVLHFVEDLHIVKDNLFETPPLFKLIQQESLTPWQEMYKVFNMGHRMEIYIEEKYAQDLIAISTSFNVPAQIVGHVESSDQKKLTIRSEYGEFVY; the protein is encoded by the coding sequence ATGCAAGACCGATATATGAAGCGGGGTGTCTCTGCTTCTAAAGAAGACGTACATCAGGCCATCCGCACCTTAGACAAAGGACTATTTCCCAAAGCATTCTGCAAGATTGTGCCCGACCTTCTGGGAGGCGATCCGGAATATTGCAACATTATGCATGCCGATGGAGCCGGTACCAAGTCATCGTTAGCCTACATGTACTGGAAAGAAACCGGAGATGTATCTGTCTGGAAGGGAATCGCTCAGGATGCTATTATCATGAATGTTGATGACCTGCTTTGCGTAGGCGCTATTGATAATATTCTGCTTTCTTCTACAATTGGACGCAATAAAAATTTAATTCCCGGAGATGTGATTGCAGCTATTATTAATGGTACGGAGGAAGTATTACAACTATTACGGGAGCATGGCATTGGTATTTACAGTACTGGCGGTGAAACGGCAGATGTGGGTGACCTGGTGCGTACCATTATTGTAGATAGTACGGTAACTGCCCGAATGAAACGTACTGATGTAATAAGCAATGACCGTATCCAGCCCGGAGATGTAATTGTGGGGTTTGCTTCTTCCGGACAAGCAACTTACGAGAATGAATACAATGGAGGCATGGGCAGCAATGGACTTACTTCCGCCCGGCACGATGTATTCCGTAAAATATTGGCACAGAAATATCCGGAAAGCTACGATCCTATGGTTCCGGAACATCTGGTGTATGCAGGTACCCGTAACCTGACAGAACCTGTACATGGTGTTGCTCTGGATGCCGGAAAACTTGTATTATCTCCCACCAGAACGTATGCACCTATTGTAAAAGAAATACTACAGCTATACCGGCAACCTATTCATGGCATGGTACATTGCAGTGGTGGTGCCCAAACTAAGGTGCTACATTTTGTAGAAGATTTGCACATTGTAAAAGATAATTTGTTCGAAACTCCTCCGCTTTTCAAGTTGATCCAGCAGGAGAGCCTAACACCCTGGCAGGAAATGTACAAAGTATTCAATATGGGCCACCGGATGGAAATTTATATCGAAGAAAAATATGCCCAGGATTTGATAGCCATTTCAACATCGTTTAATGTACCAGCGCAGATTGTCGGACATGTAGAATCATCTGACCAGAAAAAGCTTACCATCCGAAGTGAATATGGAGAGTTCGTATATTAA
- a CDS encoding helix-turn-helix domain-containing protein yields the protein MGRVTKTELIESAEQLLKMSKKIAHPLAGARLRAFYLYKSGQAKAYGQIAAAVGYERHAVGQWFRLYKQKGLQACLQIDPGGHKRASQIAGKVLEQLKAKLADPNNYFTSYKQIHEWLHTAHGIDLSYEHVHWFVHRQLGAKLKVVRKSNLKKDLAYEQKYKKN from the coding sequence ATGGGAAGAGTAACCAAAACTGAGCTCATCGAGAGTGCCGAGCAGTTGCTGAAGATGAGCAAAAAAATAGCCCATCCGCTAGCCGGAGCCAGACTGCGGGCTTTTTACCTCTACAAGAGTGGGCAGGCTAAAGCGTATGGACAAATAGCTGCTGCCGTAGGCTATGAGCGTCATGCAGTGGGCCAGTGGTTCCGGCTTTACAAACAGAAAGGGCTGCAAGCCTGTCTTCAGATAGATCCGGGCGGCCACAAAAGGGCATCACAGATTGCAGGTAAAGTACTTGAGCAGTTGAAGGCAAAGCTTGCTGATCCAAACAACTATTTTACTTCTTATAAGCAAATCCATGAGTGGTTGCACACGGCGCATGGCATTGATCTGAGCTATGAGCATGTACATTGGTTTGTCCACCGACAGCTGGGGGCAAAGCTGAAAGTGGTTAGAAAGAGCAACCTGAAAAAGGATCTAGCCTATGAGCAGAAGTATAAAAAAAACTAA